DNA sequence from the Bradyrhizobium sp. CIAT3101 genome:
GGCAAGACCGAGCAGGTGATGTAGGCGATGCGGCCGCCGGCCTTCACCAGCGGCACGGCGCGCTCCAGCACCTCGGCCTGGTCCTTCAAGCGAATCTCCAGCGCGCCCGGGCGCATGCGCCATTTGGCATCGGGATTGCGACGCCAGGTTCCGGTTCCCGTACACGGCGCGTCGATGACGACGAGGTCGGCGGTCGCGCGGATATCGGCGAGCGGATCGGCCTCGCCCTTGGGCGTGCGGACATCGGCATTGTGGACGCCGGCGCGCGACAGCCGCTCGTGGATCGGTGCGAGCTGACGCTTGTCGCTGTCGGTCGCGATCAGCCGGCCCTTGCCCTGCATCATCGCCGCCAGCGCCAGCGTCTTGCCGCCGGCGCCGGCGCAGAGATCGATCACCTGCTCGCCCGGTTTTGCCGCGGTGAGAAGGGCCGCAAGCTGCGATCCTTCATCCTGCACTTCAACGCCGCCCTTGATGAAGTCCTCTTCCGCCTGGATGCCGGGATTGCGCGCATCGGCCGAAAGCGCGATGCGCAGGCCATTTGGCGACCATTGCGTCGGTTTCGCATGAAGATGAGCAAGCGCCTTCAGCACCTTGTCGCGATTGGATTTTAGCGTGTTGACGCGCAGGTCGAGCGGCGCCCGGCTCGCCATCGCCACGGCCTCCGCCGCGCGGTCCTCGCCGAACACCTTGGCGAGATGGGAATCCAGCCATTCGGGGTAGTCGCCGGCGATCGCGGTGGGCGCATCTTTCAGGGACCGCGAGGCAAGTGCGGCCTCCTCGGCCGCCGTCAGCGGCTCGGGTGCAAACCGGCTGCCGTCGAACAAGGCAGCCATGGTGGCGGTGTCCATGTTCCGCTCGAGGCGGAGCATGCCGATCAGCCGCGCGCGGGCCGAATCGGAGCCCATCAGGAACGCGCTGGAGGAAAACCGGCGCAGCACGTCCCAGACCAGGCCGGCAATGGCAGCGCGGTCGCCGGAGCCGGCAAAGCGGTGCGCGGTGCCCCACTCCTTCAGCGCTTTCGCTGCGGGCACGCGGTCGCGTTCGATGGTGTCGATCAGTTCGATGGCTGCGGACAGCCGGGCTGCGGGCGTCATTTGAAGCTTTCAGATCAGGTCCGACGGCGCGATTTTAAGATCGCGCTCTAAGGGTTTGTTATTGCGCATGATCTTGTCGGAAAACCGGTGGCCACTTTTCCGGATCATGCGCGGGTCAGATCAGCAACAGAATTTTGAGTGCGAAGTAGATCCACATCGCCAGCAGCACCAGCACGCCGGCGAGCCAGACCGACGAGCGCCGGCCGAGATCGTTCGAGGTCACGAACACGCCGGCATGGGCAAAGCGCGTCACCACGAACACCCAGGACATCAGCACGATGAAGAGATCGGCGTGGCGGAGCGGCAGCGCCAGCGCGATCAGCGCATAGAACAGCACCGGCAGTTCGAACTGGTTGCGGTAGCAATTGGCGACCTGGGTGGCGCCCTTCGGCCAGTTCGGCTCGCCGAGCGCAATGTCGCGGATCTTGGTCTCGCCCGAGACCAGCGCATTCCGGCGCCCGAACACCATGCCGAGCAGGAGCGCGAAGGTGAGGCCGACCTGCACGAAGACCGGCAGCAGGACCATTTGAACAGACATCGGAACTTTCCCGTGAGGCGGCGTGCCGCAGCCCGTCATTAGCCGCGACTTCTGGCGCTGACAATCAACCAGTTGAACCGGCGTTCCCGCATCTGCGACCAACTGCCGGTCATTCAAGCGATTTTGGCCCCCTGGAGCCCGGCGAGAGAGCGCCAAGAGAGCAGCATGAACACCCTGCCCAGCCTTTGGACCGAATCCGCCGACGGCCAGCTCGGCATCTGGATGTCGGCGCTGGCCGGCATCGCGGCAGCACTCGCGGTCGCGCTGGCAATGACCGTGTATTTCCGGCTGGGATACCGGACCTGGCGCGACGTCGTCAGGCACGGCCTGGCCGTGCTCGCCGCCCTCGCCCTGCTCGCCTTTGCCGCCTACGACATGCGCCACGCCGCGCTCGCCTATCTCGGCCTCAACCCGTCCAAGCCCGCGGTCGAGTTCGAGATCCGCATGCCGCGCGAAACGCTCGCGGCGGTCACCGCCGACACCCAGATCGAATTGCACACCGACCGCAACCAGACCCTCGCTCTGGTCAACGGCGTCAGCGATCTCACCGACGGACGCGCGTTGCTGCGCGGCGCGGTCGCGCTCAACCATCGCACCGCCGACCGGATGCTGGTGGTGAACCTGCCCGGCAAGGGCACGTTCGAATTCCGCCTGCGCCTGCCCGCCGAGCCGCATCGCACCGAGCAGTTCGGCCCCTGGCATCTCGCCGACCGCATCGCCTCGCCGCTTGCAGGCGCCGTCGCGCCGCAGGACGACTACACGATCCGCTATCGCGTGCTTTAAACTTTGTTCGATCGCAGGTTTTGCGCGCGCGTCATCGTTCCGACGTTTGCGCCGGCGATACTTCGCCCATGTCCGAATTTCGCCTCACCCAGATTTCCGACACCCATCTCGGCCGGCGCTTTCCCGGCCTGATCGCGAACTTCCATCGCGTCAGCGAGCACATCACCGCTGGCAGGCCTGATCTCGTCATCAACACCGGCGATGTGTCCTTCGACGGTCCGACAAGCCGCGACGATATGCAGTTTGCAAAGGGCCTGCACGACGCGCTGCCCGTCGACTGCCGCTATGTTCCGGGCAATCACGACATCGGCGACAACCCCACCGCGATCGGGCCTGCGCCCAAGCCGCCGGTCGCGGAAGCACACCGCCAGCAGTTCCGCGACATCATCGGCGAGGATCATTGGTCGTTCGAGGCCGCGGGCTGGCGCTTCATCGGTCTCAACTCGCTCGCGATGAATTCAGGGCTCGCGTTCGAGGCCGAGCAGTTCGACTGGCTCGCTTCAGACATTTCGCGCGTGAACGGCAAACCGGTCGCGCTGTTCATCCACAAGCCGCTGTTTCTCAACCTGCCCGACGACCCGGAAACTCCTGAGACCTCGATCCGCTACGTACCGCAGCCGGCGCGCGCGCGGCTGATCGAGATGTTTGCGCATGTTGATCTCCGTCTGATCGCCAGCGGTCACGTGCACCAGCGTCGCGACTTCACGTTCCGCCACACGCGCCACGTCTGGGCCCCGTCGGCGGGCTTCAAGATCAACGACGCCCGGCAGGACCGGATCGCAATCAAGGAGACCGGCCTCGTCGAGTACCGCTTCGCCCCTGATAGCTTCGAAGTCCGCCACGTCCGCGCCGCCGGCCAGGTCGATGTCGATATCGAAGAGCTGTTCGCCCAGATGGGCGGCGAGCACTAGCTCAACGCGCGGGCACCCAGCTCTACCTAATTACCTCTCTGCTTCAAATTTGGCCTTGGGATGCTTGATTTTGCCTAATGACAACGTTGTCACCAACACATATCGTTCCCTTCAGCGGTCAAGAGCCGCGCGAGGGAGTAACGATGCAGCTTTTGTCCCGGTGGGATAACCAGCGCCTGTCCACGACAACGCGGGGCATTCCCGTGGTCGATGGCCTCGCTGCCGAGGACGTTGGCAGCCAAGGCTGGCTGCCGGCACGGGGCGACCTCGCACTGCCCGCCCTCACGCTCGATGAGACCGCCTTCGCCGCCAATCGCGACCTCTTCCTGCGTTGGTGCCGGAGCGCCGGCGTTGCCGTTGCGCCCCACGCCAAGACGCCGATGTCGCCGGAACTCGCACGCTCGCTGCGCGAGGCCGGCGCCTGGGGCACGACCGTTGCCAATATCCAGCAGGCCGCCGTGCTGCTTGGTCATGGCGAGCGGCGGCTGCTGCTGGCCAACGAAATCGGCGGGCTCGCGGCCGGCCGGCGGCTCGGCGCGCTGCTGAGCGCCTATCCCGATGTCGAGCTTCACGCTTTCGCCGATTCACCGGCCGCAGTCGCAGCGCTGGCCGAGGCGGCGCGCGTCGCTGACCGGCACGAGCTCTCGGTGCTGATCGAGCTCGGCGCAGGCCGCGCCGGCGCGCGCGATCGCATCGCGGTCGAGGCAACGATTGCCGCGGTGCTCGCCACCGATCGCCTCGTGCTCGGCGGCGTTGCTGCTTACGAAGGCGCGGTCGCGACACTCGATGCCGACGAGACCATGCAGGCGATTGCAGCGCTGATGGAGCGCACCATCGCGGCGTTCGCCATGGTCCGCGCCGCCGCCCCGCGCCTGCCGCTGCTCCTCAGCGCCGGCGGGTCCGCCTATTTCGATGTCGTGGCCCGCGCGCTCGCACCAGCCGCGCAGGCTGATGGCCATGCGACCGTCGTCCTGCGCTCCGGTGCGTTGTTCTTCGCCGATCACGGCATCTATGCCCGCGCCTTCGCAGAGCTCGACCGGCGTGGCGGTCTCGTCATCGACGGCACGCACCACTCCGCGGCGGAAAGCTTTCGTCCCGCGCTGACGCTCTGGGCCGAGGTCCTGTCGCGCCCCGAAGCCGGGCTTGCGATTGCCGGCTTCGGCATGCGCGACGCCTCGTTCGATCAGGGACTGCCGCAGCCGTTGCACATCTTTCGCGACGGCGTCGAACAGAAAGGACTTGTCGCAAGCGTGTCAGTCACGCGCCTCAACGACCAGCATGCGTTCCTGTCCATCGCGCCCGGTTGCCCGCTCGACGTCGGAGACGTCATCGCCTTCGGCATCTCGCATCCCTGCACCTGCCTCGATCGCTGGCGCGTGATTTTTGGCGTCGATGCCGCCGGCACCGTGACGCGCGCACTTCCCACCCAGTTCGGTTGAGCGGCTCATGAACTTCCTCCCGCTCTGGCGCTATCAGAACCAGCTCATCGACGGGGCCATCGTCACGCTCGAGCTGACGACGATCGCGGCGGTCGCCGGGCTCCTGATCGGCATTGCCGGCGCGGTTGCACTGAAGGGTCGCATCGCAGCGCTGCGCTGGCTGGTGCGCGGTTACATCGAGCTATTCCGCAACACGCCGTCGCTGATCCAGATCTTCATCATCTTTTTCGTGCTGCCGACCTTCGGCCTGAAGCTCCCGGCCTTCGAATCCGCCGCGGTCGCCCTCTCGCTCTATTTCGGTGCCTATTCTGTCGAGATCATCCGCTCGGGGCTCGACTCCATTCCGCGAAGCCAGGTCGAAGCGGGGCAATGCCTCGGGCTGTCCGGCTGGCAGGTGTTCCGCCACATCGTGTTGCCGCCGGCCCTGCGCAACGCCTATCCGGCCGTGACCAGCCAGTTCGTCCTGCTGCTGCTCGGCACCTCGCTCGCCTCGCAGGTCGCCGCCGACGAGCTGTTTCATGTCGCCGGCTTCATCGAGAGCCGCACCTATCGCAGCTTCGAGGTCTACGCGGTGATCTGCGTGGTCTATTTCGCGATGGCGATGGCGTTCAAGGCGCTGTTCGCCATCATCGCGGCGGCCGCCTTCCGCTGGCCGCGGCGAAGGTAGGGACGAAGCGATGCGATCCTTCACCCTCATCGATTTCGTCTCGCTGTTTTCGGCCCTGCGCTGGACCGTCGCGCTGGTCGCACTCGCGCTCACGTTCGGTGCGCCGTTGGCGCTCGGCCTCGCGCTCGGGCGCATCAGCCGCTTCAACGGCCTGCGCTGGACGATGGCGGCGCTGATCCAGGTGATCCAGAGCGTGCCGCTGCTCGGGCTGTTGTTCTTCTTCTATTTCGGCATGCCGGTTTTCCTCGGCATCCAGGTGCCCGCGATCGTCGCGGTCACCGTCGCCTACACGCTCTACACCGCCGCCTTCCTCGGCGAGATCTGGCGCGGCGGCCTCGAGGCGGTGAAGCAGGCGCAATGGGAGGCCGGTGCCTGCCTCGGCCTCTCCGCCTGGCAGCAGTTCCGCCACATCATCGCGCCGCAGGCGCTGCGGCTGTCGCTGCCGCCGACCGTCGGCTTCCTGGTGCAGCTGATCAAGGGCACCTCGCTCGCCTCGATCGTCGGCTTCGTCGAGCTTGCCCGCGCCGGACAAGTGGTGAGCGCGGCGACGTTCCAGCCGCTGCTCACCTACGCGCTCGTCGCCGCGATCTACTTTGCGCTGTGCCTGCCGCTCACGCTCTGGTCCCGCTCCTTGGAGGCCCGCCTCGATGGCTCTCGTTGAAATCCGCGACGTGCACAAGACATTCGGCAAGGTCGAGGTGCTCAAGGGCGTCTCGCTCGAAGTCGAGGAAGGCGAGATCGTCACGATCATCGGCCGCTCTGGCTCGGGCAAGTCGACGCTGCTCCGCTGCATCAACGCGCTGGAGAGCGTCGATTCCGGCGAGATCCGCGTCGAGGGCGAGAGGGTCCACGCCAAAATGCCCGACCTGAAGAAGTTTCGTCAGCGCGTCGGCATTGTGTTCCAGGCCTTCAACCTGTTTCCGCATCTGAAGGTCGAGCGCAACATCACGCTCGCCCCACTGCTCACCGGCCGCACCGACAAAGCGAAAGCACGTGCGCTGGCGCAGGACGTGCTGACCCGCGTCGGCCTCGCCGACAAGATCGACGCCTGGCCCGAGCAGCTCTCCGGCGGCCAGCAGCAGCGCGTCGCGATCGCACGCTGCCTCGCCATGGCCCCTCACCTCATGTTGTTCGACGAGGTGACCTCCGCGCTCGACCCCGAGCTTGTCGGTGAAGTCTTGAAGGTGATGGAGGCGATGGCCAGGCAAGGCATGACCATGATCCTGGTCACGCATGAGATGGGCTTTGCCCGCAACGTCGCCAACCGCATCGTCTTCATGCACCAGGGCCGCGTCTGGGAACAGGGACCGCCGGCAAAACTGTTCGCCAACCCCGAGACATCAGAGCTCGCAAGCTTCATCGCCTCGTCGAAATGAACATCAACCCATCCGCCACCAGGAGACCGTCATGAGACCACTGAAGTCCCTCTTTGCGATCGCAGCCACGGCTCTCGCCGTTCTCGCGGTACCGACCCTAGCGCAAGCCGACAAGCTCCAGGACGTACTCGGCTCCGGCAAGCTCCGCGTCGGCATCCTCACCGATGCCGCCCCCTGGGGCTTCAAGGACGATAAGGGCGAGATCGCGGGCCTCGACGCCGACCTCGCGCGGCTGATTGCCGCCGACATGGGCGTGAAGCTCGAGCTGGTCCCGGTGACGGGCGCGGCACGCATCCCGAGCCTGCTCTCGGACAAGATCGACATCCTGATCGCGGGCCTCGGCGCCACGCCCGAGCGCGCCCAGCAGGTGATGTTCTCGCAGCCCTATGCGGTGGTGAATCTCGGCGTCTATGGTGCCAAGTCGATTCCGGCCGCCACCGGCAAGAAGCCCGACAATCTGGAGGGGCGCACCGTCGCGGTCGCCAAGGGCACGACGCTCGACGTCTGGCTCACCGACAACGCGCCCAAGGTCAAGCTGGTGCGCTTCGAGGACACGCCGGCCGCGCTCGCCGCGTTCCTCGCGGGACAAGCCGATACCTTCGCCGAGAACAGCGCCATCGCGATCAAGGTGCAGGAGCAGAACCCGACCAAGGAGGTCGAGCTGAAATTCCTGATCCGTCAGTCGCCAGCCCATGTCGGCGTCCGTCAGGGCGAGCAGAACCTGCTCAACTGGATCAACACCGACATCTTCACCAACAAGCTCAGCGGCAAGCTCGGCGCGCTGCAACTGAAGTGGTTCAAGGAAGAACAGACGCTGCCGACGCTGTAAGAACGCAACGGCTCCCGCGGTGTGCGCGGGGGCCGCTTTCACGAGGAGAATTCGAAATGATCAAACGTTATGTCGTCGGCTCGCGCATGAGCCAGGCTGTCGCCGCCGGCGGCATGGTGCACATCGCAGGTCAAGTCGCGGATGACCGCAAGGCAGGCATCGTGTCGCAGACCCAGCAGGTGCTCGCCAAGATCGACGCGCTGCTGAAGGAAGCCGGCACCGACCGCTCCAGGCTGATCGCGGTCAACGTCTTTCTGCCGCACATCATCGACTTCGACTCCATGAACTCGGTCTACGATTCCTGGATCGATCCGGCCAATCCTCCGGCGCGCGCCTGCGTCGAGGCCCGCCTCGCCGATCCCGATCTGCGCGTCGAGATGACCGCGGTCGCCCTGCTCTAAACAGCACTTCTCTCAACCTTCGGCCGTCGTCGGCGACGACGCGGCCCCGAGGCCTCCCATGCATACCGGACTATTCCACGAGATCGATTTCGAGAAGGACCAGAAATGGTCCGGCCATCTCGGCATTCCCTTCTCGATCGATCGCTCTCCCTACTATCAGCTCAAGATCCCGATCTTCCGGATCAAGAACGGCGCCGGGCCAAAGCTGCTGCTGATGGCCGGCAATCACGGCGACGAGTACGAGGGCGAGATCACGCTGACACGGCTGTATCGCCGGGTCGATGCGAAAGCCATCAAGGGCGAGATCACCATTCTTCCGTTTGCCAATTGGCCTGCGGTGATGGCGGCGCGACGGCGCTCGCCGCTCGACGAGGGCAATCTCAACCGCGCCTTCCCGGGCGATGCCGCGGGCACGCCGACGTTCCGGCTCGCCCACTTCCTCGAGCACGAGTTGTTTCCCCGCCATGACGTCGTCTTCGACATCCATTCCGGCGGCACCTCGATGGCGCATGTGCCTTGCGCGCTGATCGAGCGGCAGGGACCGCCCGAGATGTTCGCCCACGCGCTGCGACTGATGGAAGGGCTCGGCATGCCCTTCGCCTTCGTCGCCGAGAACGGCGCGGCCGCACCGACCTCGATGGCCGCCGCCGCGCGCGCGGGTGCGATCGGGCTGTCGGGTGAATTCGGCGGCGGCGGCACCGTCACGCCGCAGACGATGGCGCTGACTGCGCGCGCCGTCGATCGCCTGCTGCTGGCGCTCGGCCTGGTTCAGGCGCCGATATTGGGGCCTCACGCGCCGGTCGAACGCGCCACCGAATTGCTGGCGCTGCAAAGCCACGCGCAGGCGGTGTTCGCGACACGCCGCGGCTGGTTCGAGCCGGCGGTCACGGTCGGCGCACGGGTCAAGGCAGGTGACATCGCCGGCTGGTATCATGATTTCGAGCGACCGGAGCTGGCGGAAGAGGTGCTGCGCTTCCCTGCCGACGGCATCGTGATCTCGCAGCGCCTGCACACCGACAGCCAGAGCGGCGACTGCCTGGTCCAGGTCGGCCGCGCGCTGTCGCGCGACGAGGTGGCGCGCTGAGCTTTGGAGAGCCACCGACTTCGACTAACTTCGGGAATCGATGACCGATCCGGCAAAGCCGACCTATGACGATGTGGTGCGCATTCCGGCGCCGCCCGGCCGCAGCAATGCGACCGGACGGCCGCCGCGCATCGAGGAGGTGGCGGAGCGCGCCGGCGTGTCGCCGATCACGGTGTCGCGGGTGCTGCGCCATCCCGAAAAGGTCAATCGCGACACCCGCGAGCGCATCCTCGAAGTGATCGAGGCGACCGGCTACGCCTCCAACCCGCATGCGCGCGCGCTGCGCTCAGGCCGATCGAACGTGGTCGTGGCCTTTGTCTCGAACATTCTGAGCCAGCAG
Encoded proteins:
- a CDS encoding succinylglutamate desuccinylase/aspartoacylase family protein, producing MHTGLFHEIDFEKDQKWSGHLGIPFSIDRSPYYQLKIPIFRIKNGAGPKLLLMAGNHGDEYEGEITLTRLYRRVDAKAIKGEITILPFANWPAVMAARRRSPLDEGNLNRAFPGDAAGTPTFRLAHFLEHELFPRHDVVFDIHSGGTSMAHVPCALIERQGPPEMFAHALRLMEGLGMPFAFVAENGAAAPTSMAAAARAGAIGLSGEFGGGGTVTPQTMALTARAVDRLLLALGLVQAPILGPHAPVERATELLALQSHAQAVFATRRGWFEPAVTVGARVKAGDIAGWYHDFERPELAEEVLRFPADGIVISQRLHTDSQSGDCLVQVGRALSRDEVAR
- a CDS encoding metallophosphoesterase; protein product: MSEFRLTQISDTHLGRRFPGLIANFHRVSEHITAGRPDLVINTGDVSFDGPTSRDDMQFAKGLHDALPVDCRYVPGNHDIGDNPTAIGPAPKPPVAEAHRQQFRDIIGEDHWSFEAAGWRFIGLNSLAMNSGLAFEAEQFDWLASDISRVNGKPVALFIHKPLFLNLPDDPETPETSIRYVPQPARARLIEMFAHVDLRLIASGHVHQRRDFTFRHTRHVWAPSAGFKINDARQDRIAIKETGLVEYRFAPDSFEVRHVRAAGQVDVDIEELFAQMGGEH
- a CDS encoding amino acid ABC transporter permease — encoded protein: MRSFTLIDFVSLFSALRWTVALVALALTFGAPLALGLALGRISRFNGLRWTMAALIQVIQSVPLLGLLFFFYFGMPVFLGIQVPAIVAVTVAYTLYTAAFLGEIWRGGLEAVKQAQWEAGACLGLSAWQQFRHIIAPQALRLSLPPTVGFLVQLIKGTSLASIVGFVELARAGQVVSAATFQPLLTYALVAAIYFALCLPLTLWSRSLEARLDGSR
- a CDS encoding RidA family protein, producing MIKRYVVGSRMSQAVAAGGMVHIAGQVADDRKAGIVSQTQQVLAKIDALLKEAGTDRSRLIAVNVFLPHIIDFDSMNSVYDSWIDPANPPARACVEARLADPDLRVEMTAVALL
- a CDS encoding MAPEG family protein, translating into MSVQMVLLPVFVQVGLTFALLLGMVFGRRNALVSGETKIRDIALGEPNWPKGATQVANCYRNQFELPVLFYALIALALPLRHADLFIVLMSWVFVVTRFAHAGVFVTSNDLGRRSSVWLAGVLVLLAMWIYFALKILLLI
- a CDS encoding amino acid deaminase — its product is MQLLSRWDNQRLSTTTRGIPVVDGLAAEDVGSQGWLPARGDLALPALTLDETAFAANRDLFLRWCRSAGVAVAPHAKTPMSPELARSLREAGAWGTTVANIQQAAVLLGHGERRLLLANEIGGLAAGRRLGALLSAYPDVELHAFADSPAAVAALAEAARVADRHELSVLIELGAGRAGARDRIAVEATIAAVLATDRLVLGGVAAYEGAVATLDADETMQAIAALMERTIAAFAMVRAAAPRLPLLLSAGGSAYFDVVARALAPAAQADGHATVVLRSGALFFADHGIYARAFAELDRRGGLVIDGTHHSAAESFRPALTLWAEVLSRPEAGLAIAGFGMRDASFDQGLPQPLHIFRDGVEQKGLVASVSVTRLNDQHAFLSIAPGCPLDVGDVIAFGISHPCTCLDRWRVIFGVDAAGTVTRALPTQFG
- a CDS encoding transporter substrate-binding domain-containing protein; amino-acid sequence: MRPLKSLFAIAATALAVLAVPTLAQADKLQDVLGSGKLRVGILTDAAPWGFKDDKGEIAGLDADLARLIAADMGVKLELVPVTGAARIPSLLSDKIDILIAGLGATPERAQQVMFSQPYAVVNLGVYGAKSIPAATGKKPDNLEGRTVAVAKGTTLDVWLTDNAPKVKLVRFEDTPAALAAFLAGQADTFAENSAIAIKVQEQNPTKEVELKFLIRQSPAHVGVRQGEQNLLNWINTDIFTNKLSGKLGALQLKWFKEEQTLPTL
- a CDS encoding amino acid ABC transporter ATP-binding protein yields the protein MALVEIRDVHKTFGKVEVLKGVSLEVEEGEIVTIIGRSGSGKSTLLRCINALESVDSGEIRVEGERVHAKMPDLKKFRQRVGIVFQAFNLFPHLKVERNITLAPLLTGRTDKAKARALAQDVLTRVGLADKIDAWPEQLSGGQQQRVAIARCLAMAPHLMLFDEVTSALDPELVGEVLKVMEAMARQGMTMILVTHEMGFARNVANRIVFMHQGRVWEQGPPAKLFANPETSELASFIASSK
- a CDS encoding RsmB/NOP family class I SAM-dependent RNA methyltransferase, translating into MTPAARLSAAIELIDTIERDRVPAAKALKEWGTAHRFAGSGDRAAIAGLVWDVLRRFSSSAFLMGSDSARARLIGMLRLERNMDTATMAALFDGSRFAPEPLTAAEEAALASRSLKDAPTAIAGDYPEWLDSHLAKVFGEDRAAEAVAMASRAPLDLRVNTLKSNRDKVLKALAHLHAKPTQWSPNGLRIALSADARNPGIQAEEDFIKGGVEVQDEGSQLAALLTAAKPGEQVIDLCAGAGGKTLALAAMMQGKGRLIATDSDKRQLAPIHERLSRAGVHNADVRTPKGEADPLADIRATADLVVIDAPCTGTGTWRRNPDAKWRMRPGALEIRLKDQAEVLERAVPLVKAGGRIAYITCSVLPEENGEQVRAFVAKHPEFAVVPPEQTASVLWDKAEAFGQAALQSDEGWLMTPRRTGTDGFFVSVLKKGG
- a CDS encoding acriflavin resistance protein; translated protein: MNTLPSLWTESADGQLGIWMSALAGIAAALAVALAMTVYFRLGYRTWRDVVRHGLAVLAALALLAFAAYDMRHAALAYLGLNPSKPAVEFEIRMPRETLAAVTADTQIELHTDRNQTLALVNGVSDLTDGRALLRGAVALNHRTADRMLVVNLPGKGTFEFRLRLPAEPHRTEQFGPWHLADRIASPLAGAVAPQDDYTIRYRVL
- a CDS encoding amino acid ABC transporter permease, whose amino-acid sequence is MNFLPLWRYQNQLIDGAIVTLELTTIAAVAGLLIGIAGAVALKGRIAALRWLVRGYIELFRNTPSLIQIFIIFFVLPTFGLKLPAFESAAVALSLYFGAYSVEIIRSGLDSIPRSQVEAGQCLGLSGWQVFRHIVLPPALRNAYPAVTSQFVLLLLGTSLASQVAADELFHVAGFIESRTYRSFEVYAVICVVYFAMAMAFKALFAIIAAAAFRWPRRR